The genomic interval TTACCGACCTGTCAATAGTATAGGCTTCTTCCGGCAGGTCTCCCATGAGATCGGAACGGCGGAAATGGAACTGGCCCGGATGAACAACAGGCTTATAATAAGCCATTTGATAGAAATAATCCCTCCCGGGGAATATATGTTGTAAGAAATAATCGAGCGCGGTCTGTTCGTACAGCACGCTATCATGGCTAACATTATCTTTCATGAGATGCAGTATAGGAAATATTGCTACGATATTAGCATTATTTTATTAAAGGAAAAAGCCTGCCGGTCATCACACCAGCAGGCTTACTATTTAACCTCAACAAACTTACAGGTTACCTTTCTTCAGTTCCTTCACTGCATAATCGCAGGCTCTTGCCGTCAACGCCATATAGGTGATAGACGGGTTCTGGCAGGCGGAAGAAGCCATACATGCGCCATCAGTGATGAACACATTCTTTGCAGCATGTACCTGGTTCCAGCCATTGAGCACGGAAGTCTTCGGATCGCGCCCCATTCTTGCAGTTCCCATTTCATGGATGCAATGTCCCGGAGGCGGCATACTGTCGTAGGTACCTACGTTCTTCAGACCTGCTGCTTCCATCATCTCTTTCGCACTCTCCGCCATATCCTTTCTCATCGCCAGTTCATTCTCTTTGAAAGAACAGTCTATGTCCAGGGTTGGCAAACCGTATTTATCTTTTTTATCCTTGTTCAGCGTTACTTTATTCTCATAGTAAGGCAGATGCTCGCCCCATGCGCCTACACCAAATGTCCAGGTGCCTGCCTCTGTCAGTGATTCCTTGAAACCAGCCCCGATACCATCAAAGGAAGTACCACGGCCACGGTCTGCACCTCCCTGGTAACCGAAGCCACGCACGTAGTCATTACGTTTGGTAGCCGCGTTCACGTTACGGAAACGGGGAATGTAGATACCATTGGGTCTGCGCCCGCTACTATAATACTGATCCTGGAAGCCATCATATTCCCCACCGGCGCCAACACCGAAATGGTGGTCCATGAGGTTATGCCCTACCTGCTCACTGTCATTGCCAAATCCGTTAGGGAAGCGGTGGGAAACAGAATTCAGCAGGATAGATGCTGTACCCAGTGTGGAAGCATTGAGGAAGATGATATTTGCGTAGTACTCTATCGTCTGCATCGTATGCGTATCCAGTATTTTAACGCCGGTAGCCTTGCCCTTCTGTTCATCATAGATCACTTCCAGCACGACAGAATCGGGCCGCAGGGTCATATTACCGGTTTTAGCCGCTGCCGGCAGTGTTACCCCATTACTGCTGAAATACCCCGTAAAAGGGCATCCGCGGGCGCAAAGATTACGGAACTGGCATGGGCCTCTGTCGTTATGTTTTTCTGTCACATGCGCCACACGACCGATGGTCATGATGCGGTCTTTGAACTGCTCCCTGATCCTGCCGGCTACATGTTTTTCCAGGCAGTTCATTTCCATGGCCTTGAGGAATTTCCCGTCGGGCAACTGTGGCAAACCTTCTGCCTGTCCGCTGATGCCTATGTAAGTTTCTACATAATCGTACCAGGGCTCAATATCTTTATAACGGATCGGCCAGTCAACGCCGAAACCGTCTTTTGCATTGGCTTCAAAATCAAGATCACTCCATCGGTATACCTGGCGGCCCCACATCAGGGAACGTCCGCCTACCTGGTAACCACGGAGCCAGTTAAAAGGCTTTATCTGGTTGTATGGATTCTCTTTGTCATTCACCCAGAACTGCTGCGTTGCTTCGTCAAAAGCGTAGCACTGGCTTTGTACAGGGTAGTTGTCCTTCTGTTCTAATGTTTGGTTAAGGCGGTGCTGGAACTCCCAGGGCGCCTTCATTGCGGTGGTGTAATCCTTGATATGTTCTACGTTACGGCCACGTTCAAGTACAAGTGTTTTTAATCCTTTTTCACACAGCTCTTTTGCTGCCCATCCCCCGCTGATACCCGAACCGACTACTATAGCATCATAAGTATTTTCTTTCTCCGCTCTAATGTTGAGATGCATAGTCCTGAATTAAATTAGGAATTAAGAACAAGGTACCCGGAATATCTTCCGTCATACACGAATTCCTAATTCCTAACCGATATTAAATATTTCCTTTCTTCATTTCTTTCACCGCGTAATCCACCGCCCTGGCAGTCATCGCCATATAGGTCAGTGAAGGGTTCACGCAGGCTGCAGACGTCATGGAGGCGCCGTCGGTCACAAATACGTTCTTTACAGTATGCATCTGGTTCCAGCCGTTCAGGATGGAAGTTTTAGGATCGCGTCCCATACGGGCTGTACCCATTTCATGGATCGCCATACCGGGATATGAACCCGCATCATATGTCTTCACATCTTTCAGGCCCGCGGCTTCCAGCATTTCCGCTGCATCATTCATCATGTCCTTACGCATCTTCATTTCGTTCTCCTTGAATTCTGCATCGAATTTCAATACCGGTTGTCCCCAGTCATCTTTCACGGATGTATCCAGTGTTACTTTATTGTCTTCATATGGCAGACACTCTCCGAAACCGCCGAGGCCCATGCTCCAGGACCCTGGTTCAGACAGCATATCTTTGAAATCTTTACCCACGCCCAGTTCAGCAATACCACGTGCCCAACCGCCACGGCTGGCGCCGCCCTGGTAACCGAAACCACGCAGGTAATCGCGTTTATCGCTGCCGATGTTACGGTAACGGGGTATGTAGATCCCGTTTGCGCGGCGACCAAAGAAATACTTATCGTCAAAACCTTCTGCACGGCCGGAAGCGCCTGTACGGAAGTGGTGGTCCATCAGGTATTTACCCAGTACGCCACTATCGTTACCAAGACCGTTCGGGAAACGGCTGGAGGTTGAGTTCAGCAATACGAAGGTGGTGCCCAGAGTAGAGCCGTTCACGAAGATGACCTTCGCATAATATTCGGTCATCTGTTTGGTATGCTTGTCTATCACACGCACGCCTGTTGCCTTGCCCAGTTTTTCGTCGTAGATCACGGAATTTACAATACTGTCTGGTCTCAGCGTCAGGTTGCCGGTAGCCATGGCCGCCGGTAAGGTGGAAGACTGTGTGCTGAAGTAAGCGCCGAACGGACAGCCCCTGCTGCACAGGTTACGGAACTGGCACTGGGTACGGCCCGGTAATGGCTGTGTGATGTTAGCCACACGGCCCATGGTGATCTTACGGCCCTGGAAAGCCTGCTCTACTTTCGACTTCACATCTTTCTCCACGCAGTTCATTTCCATGGCCGGCATGAAGTGGCCATCCGGCAATTGCGGCAGGCCTTCCGCCTGACCACTGATACCCGCAAATTTCTCTACATAATCGTACCAGGGCGCCAGGTCCTTATAACGGATAGGCCAGTCGATCGCAATACCGTCTTTCAGGTTCGCTTCAAAATCTATATCGCTCCAACGGTAAGACTGACGGCCCCACATGATGGATTTACCACCTACGATGTCAGGACGGTACCAGTCAAAACGTTTTACTTCGTTATATGGGCTCTGGGAGTCGTTGATCCAGTATTTTTCGTTATGCTCGCTGTAAGGATAATCGCGGCTCAGTTTAGGATGTGTTTCACGCTGGTCAACGGTAAGACGTCCGCGATGTGGAAATTCCCAGGGATCTTTTGTTGCAGTTTCGTAATCCTTAACGTGCTCTAATTTTTTTCCCCTGTCCAGCATTAATACTTTAAGGCCTTTCTCGGTGAGCTCTTTGGCAGCCCATCCGCCGCTTACGCCGGAGCCAACTACGATCGCATCATATGTGTTCTGCTCCTGAGCTTTCATATTCAGATTCATGGAATTCTTTGTTTTTTGTTGACATACTTGGTTCTCTTCTTACTTAGGAGGACTTATACAGCCCATGCCTTGTCCCCTTTCTTGTAAGGGATACAGCCTTCATATTTACCCGGCACGGCTACATAGCGCAGGGCTTTCGTAGCACCCGGTTCTGAAGTGAAATAACCGGTCAGGGTCAGTTCTTTCAGGATCTGGAAGTAATGTGTAGGATCTCCTTCTTTCTTGTTGTCTCTTTTATTGTAGTCAACACGTTCTTTATCGATTGCAGTCAGCACCGTGGTCTTTTGCTCTGCAGACAGATCTACAAAAGGTTTCTTGAATTGTTTTTCACTCGCTTCATCGATCTTTTTCAAACCATCCAATACTATTTTCTGGTCCTCCGCCTTATAACAGTCATTCAGCATCGTGACGATGAACTCATCTACTTTCGCGGCTTTAGCGCCCGGTGTGCTTGTTTCCGGAATGATCGTTTCCGCTATCTCTGCCAGGATATTCTTCGTTTCCTGCGCTTTCAGCGCATAGTTCTCAGGTGCCTTCGGGTTACAGCCTTCCAGGGCTGACAACGTGGACGCGGAAATAGCGGTACCCAGTAAAAGGGCAACGTTCCGGATGGCTTCTCTTCTATTCATAATAGTAAATTGATTTGACCTTTCGCCCTAAGTTTCAAAAAAAAATTGACTTTTCATAAAAAAATAATCAAACGGAAGGTTAAAATCTGAAAAATGTAAAAAAGCGAAAGGGCGTTTCATCTAAAACGAAACGCCCTATTCTATCCATTTTGTTGAGATATCTACATGATGTATTTGCCCTTTTCGTCTACCAGTATCACCGGTAATTTGTGGTGGGCCTCGAAATATTCGTATGCTCCTTTCAGGTCGGTCCACAGTTTTTCGGCTGTGGTAGTGGTGTCTTTGTCCTTCTCCTTCTCCCTCATGGCGAAATTGGTCAGGTAGTCCATGGAGCGCGCATTTCCGAACTTAACGGGGAATACGTGTACCGGGATGAAGTCCTGTCCGGCATTCTTGGCGTTCACTGCCAGGATATATACTTCTTCAATAAAATCGTCTGTTAAAGGGATACAACCTATGGTCAGGCAGCTGCCATGGATGTAGATCTCGCCACCAGGCTTTTTAGGATCGCTCAGGATCCTGTCTGCAAAGTTGGGATAGTTGATACCCAATGAGAGGTGGTAATTGCTGTTTGGGTTGAAATCATTGATATAGTAGAATCCTTCCGGTACCTGCCTGTCCCCTTCCTTCCGTTTAGGGCCCATTTTCCCCGACAGCGTACACACACGGTATGACTTAAATAACCGGAATGTGTCTGCCACACTATTCTTTACCCAGATCTCCAGTTCACTGTCCAGCTTAAAAGAGCGTAAGAAGATGTATTTAGCCGGATAAGTCAGCCCCTTCTTCTTAAACTCCTCCTTTAACTGCTCTTCTTTGTCCCTGTAGGCATACCCTACTTTCGGAAACATTTTCTGGTTGTCCAGGAATGATTGCTGCTGGGCCTGCACCTTGCCTATTGCCATCAGCATTAAAACTGCTAAAACGACCTGCTTCATAGATATTTTAACACAATTTTACAAGTTCACTTACGCTTCCACCTATCTTACGGGAGCATTTTGCTGTGGTTCCATATTAAAAGTCCTGTAAGCCAGGAAGAATAGTAACAATGCAAAAATAGCGTATATCACCATTCCCACCTTCCGGTTGGCGAAACGCAAAATGTAATGACGCTCGCCCTGGTAGATCAATACAGCCGTTATACATTGAAAAATCCCTCCCAACAAAAACAATACTCCTAACAAAGTTTGTACTCTCATAAGAAAACGATCTCTTATGCAAATTATTTTAAATTCCGGAACATTTACAATACCATGAAAGGGTCAGATAAAAAACAGGAACCGGTATACCTATCCTATCCCTGCTTTCGGAACCCTTCCAAAAGCAAAGATAGGACAGAATATCCCGATTCCTGATCATATCAGTTAGCGCTTACCGCTTAGCTGTCGCTTCATTCAGCCCACGCAACAAACGCCCTTTTCTCTCTAAAGCAAAGCTTTATAGCATTCCCTGCGCCCTGGTATTACAGCCCTGCCCGCGCAGGGGCTGCAAGGATATGCCTGATCAAAGCGAAGCCTTACAGGTTCCCTCTCAGGGCCTGTTCCCTTTCTATTGATTCAAACAGCGCCTTGAAATTGCCTTTCCCGAAAGATTTAGCCCCTTTACGCTGGATGATCTCAAAGAAAACAGTAGGACGGTCCTGAACCGGCTTTGTAAATATCTGCAAGAGGTAGCCTTCATCATCCCTGTCTACCAGGATACCCAGCTGCTTCAATGGCAGCAGATCCTCATCGATATGCCCTACCCTGTCCAGCAGAGTGTCATAGTAAGAACCGGGCACTTTCAGGAATTCCACGCCCCTGTTCTGCAGCTCGGTAACGGTCTCTATGATATTGTTGGTAGCGATGGCCACATGCTGTACGCCCGGACCACGGTAGAAATCCAGGTATTCCTCTATCTGGGATTTCTTCTTGCCTTCTGCCGGCTCATTGATAGGGAATTTCACACGACCGTTGCCATTACTCATTACCTTGCTCATCAGTGCGGAATATTCCGTGGAGATGTCCTTATCATCGAACGACAACAGGTTGCGGAAACCCATCACTTTCTCATAGAATTCCACCCAGGTATTCATCTCATGCCAACCCACATTACCTACGCAGTGGTCTACATACAGCAGCCCGGTATCTGTCGGATTGTAGGTTGTTTTCCATTCCCTGTAACCTGGCAGGAAGGGGCCATTGTAGTTCTTACGTTCTATGAACAGGTGCACGGTATCGCCATAAATGCGGATACCGCTGCGTACCACGGTACCAAACTCGTCTTTCTCAGTTACCGGCTCCAGGTAAGGTGTTGCCCCTCTTTTAACCGTCTCTTCAAAAGCGGAACGGGCGTCGTCCACCCAGAGGGCCAGGACTTTCACGCCATCCCCATGTTCTGTGATATGGCGGGCCATGTCATTGTCAGGGTTCAGGGGCGTGGTCAGCACAAAGCGCAGCTTATTCTGTACCAGCACATAGGAAGCCCGGTCTCTTACACCGGTCTCCGGACCGGCATATGCCAGCGACTGGAAGCCAAAGGCTGTCTTATAGAAATGGGCAGCCTGCTTCGCATTTCCCACGTAAAATTCAACGTAATCGGTACCATTTAACGGGAGGAAATCCTGTACATCGGCAGGAATAGCCGAAACGGCGACATCTGAAGTTGTATGCATGATGGATTGGTTTTAGAAATTTTGGTGTATGAAAATATTGTTGACTATACGTAATAGATGTTGAAACAATGCCTCAGCGCATTGAAGAAATGACAGGTAGAACCACTGTAAATGGGCGTGGAGAAAACTCAGTAAACAGATTGCGAAAAGGAAAACAGAACGCCCGTAAAGGCAGTATCATACCTGCACTTAGGAGAGTGCGGAATCCATAGCCAGCGTAGCCATCAGGAAGTAGTACTTGCTGTGACGCTGATCGGATATTTTATGGTATGTATGCAGGTGAAGCATAAATTAGTTGCTAATGCAATATTAGCACTTCGGAATATCAAATCCAAAAAAATACTGTAGAGAATGCAACCGGATCAACATAAACAACTTGTGTATCATTTACGGATGTATTGCTCAAAATAAGCCATGAACTTTTCATTGCCATAATCGGCCGCCCCTACATGCCGGTAAGCGACCTGTCCCTTTTTGTTGATGATCACCGTTGTTGGTATAGACCTGCCCAGCAATTCCCCTGGTATCTGGCTGTCGGCCACATACAATGGCAGGCTGTATTGTTGCTTTTTGAGGAAGTTATTTGCTTTCTTATAGTTACCATCCGTATCCACCGTCAGGAAGATCACGTTCTTATCTTCCCGGAACCTTTCATATAAAGCGTTGATAGAAGGCATCTCCGCACGGCAGGGAGGGCACCAGGTAGCCCAGAAATTCAGGAATACCACCTTCCCTCTCAGGGAAGACAACGTGAACGTTTTTCCATCACCATCCACAAAAGACATATCGGGCGCCATCTCACTTTCTGCGTTTTTCTCTTCAGGCATTCCCGGCTGGAACAGCCCCACCTTCATCAGTCCCTGCATCACGCCCGCCTTCACCGAAGGATTCACCAATACCAGTACCAGGAAAAGGACCATGATGCCCGTCGTAAAATTCGACCATGAGAAAAAACGTCTCAGATTCATAAGTGCATAGCTGTTTACAACACTAAATTACAACTTTAGCGGCTAACAGCCACTGCGGCAATAATTGGCATCAGCTGCCGGTACGCTGGGGAATATTAACAGCTGATTGTCAATCCTTCCGCTGATTCAAAAATTTGAACGTTTGATTAGCAGCAAGCCCTGCTCCTCTCTGCATTATTGAAAGCTTTATTGTTGTCTGCCGGAAAGCTTACTGAAAAATATTTCATAAGTAAACAAACATTTACTTACTTTTGTTCTGTCAACGATCGAAAAGACATATTTCATGAGACCTAAAAACCTGGAAAAGGAAGAAGCGATCCGTACCATCGCCCTGCAGATCATTGCTGAAGAAGGACTGGAAAACCTCAGCATGCAGAAGCTGGCGAAAGCGGCCAACATATCGCCCCGTACTATTTATATCAAGTATGAGAACAAGGAAGACTTTCTCGTCAAACTGTTCATCGATGAAGTATTGGGGGCCTATGAAAAAGCCATACTGGAGAAATTTAAACCGGAAATGGAATTCGCGGAAGGCGTAAAAAAGCTATGCACCAATGCATTCCGCTTCTTTAAGAACAATCCGCATGCCTTTGCCCTGATGAAATACGGTAAGTCCTCTCCCCTGCTGAATAAAGCATTCCAGGAAAAAGACATAAAGGAAGGCGACTTCTTCGCTCCCATTCACCGGTTCCTTGAAATGAACGCAAAAGCGGGCGTTATCAGGAAACTGCCGCAGGAAGCTTACAGGGCGCTGTTATTCTCTCCCATATTAGATCTGATCAATGAATATTTCGACTATCAGCAAAGGCATAAACAGATCATTACAGATAAGGTATTTTCCGACTGCTGCGACGCTGTCATAAAAGGTCTGCTGAAATAAAGCGCACTAATAAACCAACATATGAGTATCCTCAAAAACAAGAAAATTGCTATCGTCGGAGGTGGCCCGGGAGGCCTTACCCTCGCCAGGATCCTGCAAATGAAAAATGCCAGCGTAACCGTCTATGAAAGAGACGCCGGTAAAGATGCCAGAGCACAGGGCGCCACACTTGATCTTCACTATGAATCAGGATTAAGAGCATTACGTGAAGCAGGGCTCATGGAGGCATTCAAAGCCAACTACCGCCCGGGGGCAGACAAGCTGCGGGTGATGGACAAACACGCCAACATCGTCATGGAAGATGAAGACAGGGAACGCGGTGCAGAAGAATATTTCCGTCCCGAGATAGATCGCGGGCCGCTAAAGCAGCTCCTCCTGGAATCACTGCATCCCGGTACTGTTGTGTGGAACAGTCATTTTGCATCGCTCGCGCGACTGGATAATGGCTGGCAACTGAGGTTCCGTGATGGAAATACTGCCACTGCCGATATTGTGGTTGCTGCAGATGGCGCCAACTCAAAGATCCGTCCTTACATTACGTCCATCAAACCTTTCTATGCAGGGCTCACCGTGGTAGAAGGCGCTGTGTACAATTCCGCTGCGGTCATTCCTGACATACACCGTTTGCTTCAGAACGGGAAGATCTTTGCCATGGGCGATGATAAATCCTTAATTATAAGTTCCAAAGGAGATGGTAGCCTGGTATTTTATACCGGTTGTAAAACCGATGAACACTGGAGCCGGGATTGCGGGATCGATTTCTCTGATAAAGCGCAGGTCTTAGCCTGGTTCAAGACTACTTTCACAGGCTGGGCGCCGTTATGGAATGAACTGTTTGAAAATGCATCCTCACCATTTATTCCCCGTCCGCAGTATTGCATGCCATTAGATCAGACCTGGGAACCTTTACCCCACCTCACCATGCTGGGTGATGCAGCGCATCTCATGCCACCCTATGCAGGTGAAGGCGTCAACATGGCGATGCTGGATGCACTGGAACTGGGTCAATGTCTCACGAATGATGCATTTCCTGATACGCTTGCTGCTATTACATATTACGAACAGCACATGCGCGAAAGAGCAGCAGCAACAGCGGCTATGTCACTCGAATCGACAAACGTACTGCATTCACCCGATGCCATCCCTTTCATGAGGCAGACCGTCGGTTGATCAGAAGGTATTCTTCTTCTCCAGCTCCGGCAATACCTGATCTATACGCCTCGCTAATTCCGGCAGTTTAATGGTAGGCACCGCAGGGAACAGATGATGTTCCAGGTGATAGAACATGCTGAAAGTAATTTTATTCTTCCAGCCGCCCCGCTGTGTCCGTGCGAGTTCAGGATGCTCTTCCGTATCATGATGCACTGTCCAGACAGCAAAGAAGGCCATCAGGAATTCACCAGCGATCATGATGATAATATGATAGATGAGAAAAGGTATCTTAAAATAAAACACGATAAACGCAAAAACAGCAATAGCCGCCAGTTCTGCCAGTACATTCCTTACATACTTCCTGTTGCCGATCTGTAGTGTTATCTTATGGATCAGGAACATATGTACAGGGCCATAAAAGATAGCGCCGTACCAGCTCATACCGGCCGATTTTCCTTCACAATCCTCCTCAGACAAACAATACTTATGATGCCTGATATGATTGAACTTCACTGCATGAATAGATGCCATCATCAGTACACTGTTTGAGAACAGGGTGAACCAGGTCAGGAATCTGTTAGTGCCGAGAGAATTATGAAACCCGTTATGCACCTGTCGTAAACCGGTCAGAAAGAAAAATGCGGAACAGGGCAAAGCCAATATGTAATAACCGGAATATGCCAGTATCCAGGAAGAGAACAACCAGGTAGCGTCAGGTTGTTTTCAATCAGCATTTCCCTGACAGATAAGTCTTTGAGGTCTTTCCATGTTACCTTTTTTACTATCTCTGCATGTGTCATGTATAGGAATTTTAGTAGGGTTCATCAAAAGTACGGATCGTATACAGGTAACATATGACAAAAGTCATCTTCCACAAAACAAACCGGGCCATTCCGTAAGGAACGACCCGGTTTTTGTTTCACTGTTCTTTGACCTGTAACCGTTGTAGCAATAATTGATCATTTACAGCTATCAGCCATCATTGAGCTGATGTGTCCATCGTTATATAATCCTGAATTAGCCTGACAGATTTGATTCGCATTCAAATATTGGTAGTCATCTTTCAGATCAGCTGTAACTGGTACAACCTATCATTGATGAATTTTATTTCTTCCGCGCTCAGTTTAAATCCTGAATTAACCTGCGGATTTGATCCGCATTCAAATATTGATACCACCTTTCAGACCAGCTGCACCTGGTATAGTTTATCATTGATAAACTTTGTTTCTTCCGCGCTCAGTTTTACATTGATAGCCCTTGCATTCTGTATAGCCTGTTCCGCATTGCGCGCTCCCACCAAGGCCACGGTAATACCAGGACGGTTTATCGTCCAGCGGATCACCAGCTGCGCCAGTGTCACACTTTTGCTTTCCGCCATAGGTCTGATCTGATCAAGGAAAGCATTGATACGCTGCAGGTTGTCCGGCTGGTAGAACTTCGTGTTGGGACGATGATCGCCCTCCCCAAAGGGATGACCGGCTTTGATCTTACCGCTCAGGATACCTCTCTGCAAAGGGCTGTATGCCAGTATGCCCTTTTTGTTCTCTATACAATAAGGCACCAGCTCTTTCTCGATCTCTCTTTCTACCATGCTGAAAGGCACCTGGTTGGAAGCCAGTTTTATTGTTTTCTCCGCCTCTTTCATTTGTGCAACGCTGTAGTTGCTTACACCC from Chitinophaga filiformis carries:
- the hppD gene encoding 4-hydroxyphenylpyruvate dioxygenase: MHTTSDVAVSAIPADVQDFLPLNGTDYVEFYVGNAKQAAHFYKTAFGFQSLAYAGPETGVRDRASYVLVQNKLRFVLTTPLNPDNDMARHITEHGDGVKVLALWVDDARSAFEETVKRGATPYLEPVTEKDEFGTVVRSGIRIYGDTVHLFIERKNYNGPFLPGYREWKTTYNPTDTGLLYVDHCVGNVGWHEMNTWVEFYEKVMGFRNLLSFDDKDISTEYSALMSKVMSNGNGRVKFPINEPAEGKKKSQIEEYLDFYRGPGVQHVAIATNNIIETVTELQNRGVEFLKVPGSYYDTLLDRVGHIDEDLLPLKQLGILVDRDDEGYLLQIFTKPVQDRPTVFFEIIQRKGAKSFGKGNFKALFESIEREQALRGNL
- a CDS encoding GMC oxidoreductase, translating into MHLNIRAEKENTYDAIVVGSGISGGWAAKELCEKGLKTLVLERGRNVEHIKDYTTAMKAPWEFQHRLNQTLEQKDNYPVQSQCYAFDEATQQFWVNDKENPYNQIKPFNWLRGYQVGGRSLMWGRQVYRWSDLDFEANAKDGFGVDWPIRYKDIEPWYDYVETYIGISGQAEGLPQLPDGKFLKAMEMNCLEKHVAGRIREQFKDRIMTIGRVAHVTEKHNDRGPCQFRNLCARGCPFTGYFSSNGVTLPAAAKTGNMTLRPDSVVLEVIYDEQKGKATGVKILDTHTMQTIEYYANIIFLNASTLGTASILLNSVSHRFPNGFGNDSEQVGHNLMDHHFGVGAGGEYDGFQDQYYSSGRRPNGIYIPRFRNVNAATKRNDYVRGFGYQGGADRGRGTSFDGIGAGFKESLTEAGTWTFGVGAWGEHLPYYENKVTLNKDKKDKYGLPTLDIDCSFKENELAMRKDMAESAKEMMEAAGLKNVGTYDSMPPPGHCIHEMGTARMGRDPKTSVLNGWNQVHAAKNVFITDGACMASSACQNPSITYMALTARACDYAVKELKKGNL
- a CDS encoding GMC oxidoreductase translates to MNLNMKAQEQNTYDAIVVGSGVSGGWAAKELTEKGLKVLMLDRGKKLEHVKDYETATKDPWEFPHRGRLTVDQRETHPKLSRDYPYSEHNEKYWINDSQSPYNEVKRFDWYRPDIVGGKSIMWGRQSYRWSDIDFEANLKDGIAIDWPIRYKDLAPWYDYVEKFAGISGQAEGLPQLPDGHFMPAMEMNCVEKDVKSKVEQAFQGRKITMGRVANITQPLPGRTQCQFRNLCSRGCPFGAYFSTQSSTLPAAMATGNLTLRPDSIVNSVIYDEKLGKATGVRVIDKHTKQMTEYYAKVIFVNGSTLGTTFVLLNSTSSRFPNGLGNDSGVLGKYLMDHHFRTGASGRAEGFDDKYFFGRRANGIYIPRYRNIGSDKRDYLRGFGYQGGASRGGWARGIAELGVGKDFKDMLSEPGSWSMGLGGFGECLPYEDNKVTLDTSVKDDWGQPVLKFDAEFKENEMKMRKDMMNDAAEMLEAAGLKDVKTYDAGSYPGMAIHEMGTARMGRDPKTSILNGWNQMHTVKNVFVTDGASMTSAACVNPSLTYMAMTARAVDYAVKEMKKGNI
- a CDS encoding murein L,D-transpeptidase family protein; this encodes MKQVVLAVLMLMAIGKVQAQQQSFLDNQKMFPKVGYAYRDKEEQLKEEFKKKGLTYPAKYIFLRSFKLDSELEIWVKNSVADTFRLFKSYRVCTLSGKMGPKRKEGDRQVPEGFYYINDFNPNSNYHLSLGINYPNFADRILSDPKKPGGEIYIHGSCLTIGCIPLTDDFIEEVYILAVNAKNAGQDFIPVHVFPVKFGNARSMDYLTNFAMREKEKDKDTTTTAEKLWTDLKGAYEYFEAHHKLPVILVDEKGKYIM
- a CDS encoding fatty acid desaturase family protein translates to MHNGFHNSLGTNRFLTWFTLFSNSVLMMASIHAVKFNHIRHHKYCLSEEDCEGKSAGMSWYGAIFYGPVHMFLIHKITLQIGNRKYVRNVLAELAAIAVFAFIVFYFKIPFLIYHIIIMIAGEFLMAFFAVWTVHHDTEEHPELARTQRGGWKNKITFSMFYHLEHHLFPAVPTIKLPELARRIDQVLPELEKKNTF
- a CDS encoding TlpA family protein disulfide reductase translates to MNLRRFFSWSNFTTGIMVLFLVLVLVNPSVKAGVMQGLMKVGLFQPGMPEEKNAESEMAPDMSFVDGDGKTFTLSSLRGKVVFLNFWATWCPPCRAEMPSINALYERFREDKNVIFLTVDTDGNYKKANNFLKKQQYSLPLYVADSQIPGELLGRSIPTTVIINKKGQVAYRHVGAADYGNEKFMAYFEQYIRK
- a CDS encoding gluconate 2-dehydrogenase subunit 3 family protein is translated as MNRREAIRNVALLLGTAISASTLSALEGCNPKAPENYALKAQETKNILAEIAETIIPETSTPGAKAAKVDEFIVTMLNDCYKAEDQKIVLDGLKKIDEASEKQFKKPFVDLSAEQKTTVLTAIDKERVDYNKRDNKKEGDPTHYFQILKELTLTGYFTSEPGATKALRYVAVPGKYEGCIPYKKGDKAWAV
- a CDS encoding FAD-dependent oxidoreductase, which encodes MSILKNKKIAIVGGGPGGLTLARILQMKNASVTVYERDAGKDARAQGATLDLHYESGLRALREAGLMEAFKANYRPGADKLRVMDKHANIVMEDEDRERGAEEYFRPEIDRGPLKQLLLESLHPGTVVWNSHFASLARLDNGWQLRFRDGNTATADIVVAADGANSKIRPYITSIKPFYAGLTVVEGAVYNSAAVIPDIHRLLQNGKIFAMGDDKSLIISSKGDGSLVFYTGCKTDEHWSRDCGIDFSDKAQVLAWFKTTFTGWAPLWNELFENASSPFIPRPQYCMPLDQTWEPLPHLTMLGDAAHLMPPYAGEGVNMAMLDALELGQCLTNDAFPDTLAAITYYEQHMRERAAATAAMSLESTNVLHSPDAIPFMRQTVG
- a CDS encoding TetR/AcrR family transcriptional regulator, encoding MRPKNLEKEEAIRTIALQIIAEEGLENLSMQKLAKAANISPRTIYIKYENKEDFLVKLFIDEVLGAYEKAILEKFKPEMEFAEGVKKLCTNAFRFFKNNPHAFALMKYGKSSPLLNKAFQEKDIKEGDFFAPIHRFLEMNAKAGVIRKLPQEAYRALLFSPILDLINEYFDYQQRHKQIITDKVFSDCCDAVIKGLLK